In Deltaproteobacteria bacterium, one genomic interval encodes:
- a CDS encoding DUF493 domain-containing protein, which produces MKRPELEFPLQWEYKIIAAHSSETYDAICGVVAEHGFSHTPRASNVSRNGKYITYSLCLHMTSREQLDGLTRAFAQCEGVKYLL; this is translated from the coding sequence ATGAAACGTCCGGAACTCGAATTCCCCTTGCAGTGGGAATATAAAATTATCGCCGCCCATTCCTCGGAGACCTACGACGCCATTTGTGGGGTTGTCGCCGAGCATGGATTCAGCCATACGCCCCGGGCCAGCAATGTCTCCCGGAATGGGAAATACATAACCTATAGCCTGTGCCTCCACATGACCAGCCGGGAGCAGCTTGATGGCTTGACCCGGGCTTTTGCCCAGTGCGAAGGCGTCAAATATCTTCTTTGA